Proteins from one Streptomyces genisteinicus genomic window:
- the prcA gene encoding proteasome subunit alpha, with protein MSTPFYVSPQQAMADRAEYARKGIARGRSLVVLQYADGIVFVGENPSRALHKFSEIYDRIGFAAAGKYNEYENLRIGGVRYADLRGYTYDRDDVTARGLANVYAQTLGTIFSSAGEKPYEVELVVAEVGDAPEGDQIYRLPHDGSIVDEHGSVAVGGNAEQISGYLDQRHRDGMSLAEALKLAVQALSSQANGNDREIPADRLEVAVLDRTRPQQRKFKRIVGRQLARLLEAEEAATAPTDAPSDEADDSSGPESGE; from the coding sequence GTGTCGACGCCGTTCTATGTCTCACCCCAGCAGGCGATGGCCGACCGGGCGGAGTACGCCCGCAAGGGCATCGCCCGCGGTCGCAGCCTTGTCGTGCTCCAGTACGCCGACGGCATCGTCTTCGTCGGCGAGAACCCGTCCCGTGCCCTGCACAAGTTCAGCGAGATCTACGACCGGATCGGCTTCGCCGCGGCCGGCAAGTACAACGAGTACGAGAACCTGCGCATCGGCGGGGTGCGCTACGCGGACCTCCGCGGATACACCTACGACCGCGACGACGTGACGGCCCGCGGTCTGGCGAACGTGTACGCGCAGACGCTCGGCACGATCTTCTCCAGCGCCGGCGAGAAGCCGTACGAGGTGGAGCTGGTGGTCGCCGAGGTCGGCGACGCGCCGGAGGGCGACCAGATCTACCGGCTGCCGCACGACGGTTCCATCGTGGACGAGCACGGCTCGGTCGCGGTGGGCGGCAACGCGGAGCAGATCAGCGGCTACCTCGATCAGCGCCACCGTGACGGGATGTCGCTGGCCGAGGCCCTGAAGCTGGCCGTGCAGGCGCTGTCCAGCCAGGCCAACGGCAACGACCGCGAGATCCCGGCCGACCGGCTCGAAGTGGCCGTCCTGGACCGGACGCGGCCGCAGCAGCGGAAGTTCAAGCGGATCGTGGGCCGTCAGCTCGCCCGGCTGCTGGAGGCCGAGGAGGCCGCCACGGCGCCGACGGACGCGCCGTCGGACGAGGCGGACGACTCGTCCGGGCCGGAGTCCGGCGAGTAG
- a CDS encoding site-2 protease family protein codes for MNEDDTSGERDRSRAGAGAKGPGVPAAKRRSGPGGGILMGRPFGVPVYVAPSWFVVAALITWVFGGQLDRVLPELGGARYLVSLFFAVAFYASVLVHELAHTVAALRFKLPVRRIQLQFFGGVSEIEKETETPGREFVLAFVGPLLSLVLAGVFYLGLSAVDAGTVPGVLLAGLMISNLIVAAFNLLPGLPLDGGRMLRAVVWKITGKPMAGTVAAAWVGRALAVAVLIGLPLLTHTGALGNATEDIGGMETVTDALLAAILAAIIWTGAGNSLRMARLREHLPELAARALTRRAVPVEPATPLSEALRRANEAGARALVVVDGQGDATGIVREAAIVGVPEHRRPWVAVSGLAQDLTDGMRVPAELAGEALLDRLRAAPATEYLVVEETGEIYGVLSTADVERAFVAAMARPGTTPPA; via the coding sequence GTGAACGAGGACGACACGAGCGGCGAGCGCGACCGGTCGCGCGCCGGCGCCGGAGCGAAGGGCCCCGGCGTCCCCGCCGCGAAGCGCCGCTCCGGGCCCGGCGGCGGCATCCTCATGGGCCGCCCCTTCGGCGTGCCCGTCTACGTCGCCCCCAGCTGGTTCGTCGTCGCGGCCCTGATCACCTGGGTCTTCGGCGGCCAGCTCGACCGGGTCCTGCCCGAGCTCGGCGGCGCCCGCTACCTTGTCTCCCTCTTCTTCGCCGTCGCCTTCTACGCCTCCGTCCTCGTCCACGAGCTCGCCCACACCGTCGCCGCGCTGCGCTTCAAGCTGCCGGTCCGGCGCATCCAGCTCCAGTTCTTCGGCGGCGTCTCCGAGATCGAGAAGGAGACCGAGACACCCGGCCGCGAGTTCGTCCTCGCCTTCGTCGGACCGCTGCTCTCGCTCGTCCTCGCCGGCGTCTTCTACCTCGGTCTGTCGGCCGTCGACGCCGGCACGGTCCCCGGCGTGCTGCTCGCCGGCCTGATGATCTCCAACCTCATCGTCGCCGCCTTCAACCTCCTGCCCGGCCTGCCGCTGGACGGGGGCCGGATGCTCCGCGCCGTCGTGTGGAAGATCACCGGCAAGCCCATGGCCGGCACCGTCGCCGCCGCCTGGGTCGGCCGCGCCCTCGCCGTCGCCGTCCTGATCGGCCTGCCGCTGCTCACCCACACCGGCGCCCTGGGCAACGCCACCGAGGACATCGGCGGCATGGAGACCGTCACCGACGCCCTGCTCGCCGCCATCCTGGCCGCCATCATCTGGACCGGCGCCGGGAACAGCCTGCGCATGGCCCGGCTCCGCGAGCACCTGCCGGAACTCGCCGCCCGCGCCCTCACCCGCCGCGCCGTCCCCGTCGAGCCCGCCACCCCCCTCTCCGAGGCGCTGCGCCGCGCCAACGAGGCGGGCGCCCGCGCCCTCGTCGTCGTCGACGGCCAGGGCGACGCGACGGGCATCGTCCGGGAGGCCGCCATCGTCGGCGTCCCCGAGCACCGGCGCCCCTGGGTCGCCGTCAGCGGCCTCGCCCAGGACCTCACCGACGGCATGAGGGTCCCGGCCGAACTCGCCGGAGAGGCCCTGCTCGACCGGCTGCGGGCCGCCCCCGCCACCGAGTACCTGGTCGTCGAGGAGACCGGCGAGATCTACGGCGTGCTGTCCACCGCCGACGTCGAACGCGCCTTCGTCGCCGCCATGGCGCGCCCCGGCACCACGCCTCCCGCCTGA
- a CDS encoding LacI family DNA-binding transcriptional regulator encodes MAPPTPGPVPAPQPARPTSRDVARAAGVSQATVSLVLGDKWRGRVSERTAALVRDTARDLGYRPNLAARNLRLGRTRTALLVVPALTNEFFARVHTGASRVAERHGFGVVLYPSPDGTGPARDPFASARAALDGVIASSMAAEALGAIRGADLPLVMLDSDPAEPGVAAHVNLDVADGMRQVAGHLVALGHRRIVHLASAVASWTFDARAAALRDALAGAPGVDVRTVRAALDVRSGLEAAEAALTAPGPRPTALLCDDDILAAGACKAARRLGLRVPGDVSVTGFDDLALATAVEPELTTVRLPAERIGERGMTALLDVLDGRPHRRDSLPVELVVRGSSAPPPPA; translated from the coding sequence ATGGCACCCCCCACCCCCGGCCCCGTTCCCGCGCCCCAGCCCGCACGCCCCACCAGCAGGGACGTCGCCCGCGCCGCGGGGGTCTCCCAGGCCACCGTCTCCCTCGTCCTCGGCGACAAGTGGCGCGGCCGGGTGTCCGAGCGCACCGCCGCCCTGGTCCGCGACACCGCCCGCGACCTCGGCTACCGGCCCAACCTCGCCGCCCGGAACCTGCGTCTCGGCCGCACCAGGACGGCCCTGCTCGTCGTGCCGGCGCTCACCAACGAGTTCTTCGCCCGCGTCCACACCGGCGCCTCCAGGGTCGCGGAGCGGCACGGTTTCGGCGTCGTCCTCTACCCCTCGCCCGACGGCACCGGCCCGGCCCGGGACCCGTTCGCCTCCGCCCGCGCCGCGCTCGACGGGGTCATCGCCTCGTCGATGGCGGCCGAGGCCCTCGGCGCCATCCGCGGGGCCGATCTCCCCCTGGTGATGCTCGACAGCGACCCGGCGGAGCCCGGCGTCGCCGCCCACGTCAACCTCGACGTCGCCGACGGCATGCGCCAGGTGGCCGGCCATCTGGTCGCCCTCGGGCACCGGCGCATCGTCCATCTCGCCTCCGCCGTCGCCTCCTGGACCTTCGACGCACGCGCCGCGGCCCTGCGCGACGCGCTCGCCGGCGCCCCCGGGGTGGACGTGCGCACCGTCAGGGCCGCCCTCGACGTCCGCTCCGGCCTCGAAGCCGCCGAAGCCGCCCTCACGGCACCGGGGCCGCGCCCCACCGCACTGCTCTGCGACGACGACATCCTGGCCGCCGGCGCGTGCAAGGCGGCCCGGCGCCTCGGCCTGCGCGTGCCCGGTGACGTCTCCGTCACCGGGTTCGACGACCTCGCCCTCGCGACCGCCGTCGAACCGGAGCTCACCACCGTCCGTCTCCCCGCCGAGCGGATCGGCGAACGCGGCATGACGGCCCTGCTCGACGTCCTGGACGGCCGTCCGCACCGGCGGGACAGCCTTCCCGTGGAACTCGTCGTGCGCGGCTCCAGCGCCCCGCCTCCGCCGGCCTGA
- the prcB gene encoding proteasome subunit beta — MEANTRSTGRLPAAFLTPGSSSFMDFLGAHSPDLLPGNRALPPVQGAIEAPHGTTIVATTFPGGVVLAGDRRATMGNMIAQRDIEKVFPADEYSAVGIAGTAGLAVEMVKLFQLELEHFEKVEGVQLSLEGKANRLSTMIRSNLGLAMQGLAVVPLFAGFDVDRERGRIFSYDVTGGRSEETGYAATGSGSIFARGAMKKLYRDDLSEEEATTLVVQALYDAADDDSATGGPDVARRIYPIVTVITDEGFRRLTDEESSGIARAILERRLAQPDGPRAALL, encoded by the coding sequence GTGGAAGCCAACACTCGTAGCACCGGGCGTCTACCAGCTGCCTTCCTGACGCCGGGATCGTCGTCCTTCATGGACTTCCTGGGCGCGCACTCGCCCGACCTGCTCCCCGGCAACCGCGCCCTGCCGCCCGTGCAGGGCGCGATCGAGGCGCCGCACGGCACGACGATCGTGGCGACGACGTTCCCGGGCGGCGTGGTGCTCGCCGGCGACCGGCGGGCCACGATGGGCAACATGATCGCCCAGCGGGACATCGAGAAGGTGTTCCCGGCCGACGAGTACTCGGCGGTGGGCATCGCCGGCACCGCGGGGCTCGCGGTGGAGATGGTGAAGCTCTTCCAGCTCGAGCTGGAGCACTTCGAGAAGGTCGAGGGCGTCCAGCTGTCGCTGGAGGGCAAGGCGAACCGGCTGTCGACCATGATCCGGAGCAACCTCGGCCTCGCCATGCAGGGCCTCGCCGTGGTCCCGCTCTTCGCGGGGTTCGACGTGGACCGGGAGAGGGGCCGGATCTTCTCCTACGACGTCACGGGCGGCCGCTCGGAGGAGACGGGGTACGCGGCGACCGGGTCGGGGTCGATCTTCGCGCGGGGTGCGATGAAGAAGCTCTACCGCGACGACCTCAGCGAGGAGGAGGCGACGACGCTCGTCGTCCAGGCGCTGTACGACGCGGCCGACGACGACTCCGCGACGGGCGGTCCGGATGTCGCGCGGCGTATCTATCCGATCGTCACGGTCATCACGGACGAGGGGTTCCGCAGGCTGACGGACGAGGAGTCGTCCGGGATCGCGCGCGCGATCCTGGAGCGCCGGCTCGCCCAGCCCGACGGACCGCGCGCCGCGTTGCTCTGA
- a CDS encoding ferredoxin — protein sequence MTVQHEVPTEGSGDALEVWIDQDLCTGDGICAQYAPEVFELDIDGLAYVKSADDELLQEPGATTPVPLPLLTDVVDSAKECPGDCIHVRRVSDRVEVYGPDAQ from the coding sequence ATGACCGTGCAGCACGAGGTTCCCACCGAGGGTTCCGGCGACGCGCTCGAGGTCTGGATCGACCAGGACCTGTGCACCGGCGACGGTATCTGCGCGCAGTACGCGCCGGAGGTCTTCGAGCTCGACATCGACGGTCTCGCCTATGTGAAGTCCGCGGACGACGAGCTGCTGCAGGAGCCGGGCGCCACCACGCCCGTGCCGCTGCCGCTGCTGACGGACGTCGTGGACTCGGCGAAGGAGTGCCCCGGCGACTGCATCCACGTGCGCCGGGTCTCGGACCGGGTCGAGGTCTACGGACCCGACGCCCAGTGA
- a CDS encoding response regulator — protein sequence MAIRVLLVDDQPLLRTGFRMILEAEQDIAVVGEAGDGLQALDQVRALQPDVVLMDIRMPRMDGVEATRQITGPGRDGPAKVLVLTTFDLDEYVVEALRAGASGFLLKDAPANELVQAIRVVAAGEAMLAPSVTRRLLDKYADHLPSGDEPVPDALNTLTDREVEVLKLVARGLSNAEIAADLFVSETTVKTHVGHVLTKLGLRDRVQAAVYAYESGLVRPGAQ from the coding sequence GTGGCGATCCGCGTCCTACTGGTCGACGACCAACCACTGCTGCGTACCGGCTTCCGCATGATCCTCGAGGCGGAGCAGGACATCGCGGTGGTCGGCGAGGCCGGGGACGGCCTCCAGGCCCTCGATCAGGTGCGGGCGTTGCAGCCCGATGTGGTGCTGATGGACATCCGGATGCCGCGCATGGACGGCGTCGAGGCGACGCGGCAGATCACCGGGCCCGGCCGCGACGGTCCGGCGAAGGTGCTCGTGCTGACCACGTTCGACCTCGACGAGTACGTGGTGGAGGCGCTGCGCGCCGGGGCCAGCGGCTTCCTGCTGAAGGACGCGCCCGCCAACGAGCTGGTGCAGGCGATCCGGGTGGTCGCCGCGGGCGAGGCGATGCTCGCGCCGAGCGTGACGCGCCGGCTGCTCGACAAGTACGCGGACCATCTCCCGTCGGGCGACGAGCCCGTCCCGGACGCGCTGAACACGCTGACCGACCGCGAGGTCGAGGTGCTGAAGCTGGTGGCCCGGGGCCTGTCCAACGCGGAGATCGCGGCGGACCTGTTCGTGAGCGAGACCACGGTGAAGACCCATGTCGGGCATGTGCTGACGAAGCTCGGCCTGCGGGACCGGGTGCAGGCGGCGGTGTACGCGTACGAGAGCGGTCTGGTGCGCCCCGGGGCCCAGTGA
- the dop gene encoding depupylase/deamidase Dop, with product MTVRRVMGIETEYGISVPGHPNANAMLTSSQIVNAYAAAMHRARRARWDFEEENPLRDARGFDLAREAADSSQLTDEDIGLANVILTNGARLYVDHAHPEYSSPEVTNPRDAVLWDKAGERIMAEAAERAAQLPGAQPIHLYKNNTDNKGASYGTHENYLMKRETPFSDIVRHLTPFFVSRQVVTGAGRVGIGQDGRDHGFQISQRADYFEVEVGLETTLKRPIINTRDEPHSDAEKYRRLHVIIGDANLSEISTYLKLGTTALVLSMIEDGFITVDLAVEQPVRTLHQVSHDPDLQHLVSLRSGRTLTAVQLQMEYFELARKYVEERFGADADEQTKDVLARWEDTLNRLETDPMSLAGELDWVAKKELMEGYRRRDGLEWDAARLHLVDLQYADVRPEKGLYNRLAARGRMKRLLDERDVERAEAKPPEDTRAYFRGRCLEQFADDVAAASWDSVIFDLPGRDSLQRVPTLEPLRGTRNHVKDLLDRCRTAEDLLKVLSGG from the coding sequence ATGACCGTACGGCGAGTAATGGGCATCGAGACGGAGTACGGGATCTCCGTCCCCGGTCACCCGAACGCCAATGCCATGCTCACCTCGTCCCAGATCGTCAACGCCTACGCGGCGGCGATGCACCGGGCGCGCCGCGCCCGCTGGGACTTCGAGGAGGAGAACCCGCTGCGGGACGCCCGCGGCTTCGACCTCGCCCGTGAGGCCGCGGACTCCAGCCAGCTCACCGACGAGGACATCGGCCTCGCCAACGTCATCCTCACCAACGGCGCCCGGCTCTACGTCGACCACGCCCACCCCGAGTACAGCTCGCCCGAGGTCACCAACCCGCGGGACGCCGTGCTGTGGGACAAGGCCGGCGAACGCATCATGGCCGAGGCCGCCGAGCGGGCCGCCCAGCTCCCGGGCGCCCAGCCCATCCACCTGTACAAGAACAACACCGACAACAAGGGCGCGTCCTACGGCACGCACGAGAACTACCTGATGAAGCGGGAGACCCCCTTCTCGGACATCGTGCGGCACCTGACGCCGTTCTTCGTCTCCCGCCAGGTCGTCACCGGCGCCGGCCGTGTCGGAATCGGTCAGGACGGCCGTGACCACGGCTTCCAGATCAGCCAGCGCGCCGACTACTTCGAGGTCGAGGTGGGCCTGGAGACCACGCTCAAGCGGCCCATCATCAACACCCGCGACGAGCCCCACTCCGACGCCGAGAAGTACCGCCGCCTCCATGTGATCATCGGCGACGCCAACCTCTCGGAGATCTCCACCTACCTCAAGCTGGGCACCACGGCGCTGGTCCTGTCGATGATCGAGGACGGCTTCATCACCGTCGACCTCGCCGTCGAGCAGCCCGTGCGCACCCTGCACCAGGTCTCGCACGACCCTGACCTCCAGCACCTGGTGAGCCTGCGCAGCGGCCGCACCCTCACCGCCGTGCAGCTCCAGATGGAGTACTTCGAGCTCGCCCGCAAGTACGTCGAGGAGCGCTTCGGGGCGGACGCCGACGAGCAGACCAAGGACGTCCTGGCGCGCTGGGAGGACACCCTGAACCGTCTGGAGACCGATCCGATGAGCCTCGCGGGCGAACTGGACTGGGTCGCCAAGAAGGAGCTCATGGAGGGCTACCGCCGCCGGGACGGCCTGGAATGGGACGCGGCGCGGCTGCACCTGGTGGACCTCCAGTACGCGGACGTGCGCCCCGAGAAGGGCCTGTACAACCGGCTGGCGGCCCGGGGCAGGATGAAGCGCCTGCTGGACGAGCGGGACGTCGAGCGGGCCGAGGCCAAGCCCCCGGAGGACACCCGGGCCTACTTCCGCGGCCGCTGCCTGGAGCAGTTCGCCGACGACGTGGCGGCCGCCTCCTGGGACTCGGTGATCTTCGACCTGCCGGGCCGCGACTCCCTGCAACGGGTCCCCACCCTGGAGCCGCTGCGGGGCACCCGCAACCACGTCAAGGATCTCCTGGACCGCTGCCGCACCGCGGAGGACCTGCTGAAAGTCCTGTCCGGGGGCTGA
- a CDS encoding tRNA (adenine-N1)-methyltransferase translates to MSEPTGAARRRGPFKVGDQVQLTDPKGRHYTFTLEAGKNFHTHKGSFPHDELIGAPEGSVVRTTGNVAYLALRPLLPDYVLSMPRGAAVVYPKDAGQILAFADIFPGARVVEAGVGSGSLSSFLLRAIGDHGMLHSYERRADFAEIAQANVERYFGGPHPAWQLTVGDLQDNLSDTDVDRVILDMLAPWECLEAVSKALVPGGILCCYVATTTQLARTVESIREIGCFAEPQPWESMIRNWHVEGLAVRPDHRMIGHTGFLVTARRLADGVEPPMRRRRPAKGAYGEDYEGPNKG, encoded by the coding sequence ATGTCCGAACCGACCGGTGCCGCCCGCCGTCGCGGGCCCTTCAAGGTCGGGGACCAGGTCCAGCTCACCGACCCCAAGGGACGCCACTACACGTTCACGCTCGAAGCCGGGAAGAATTTCCACACCCACAAGGGTTCCTTCCCGCACGACGAGCTGATCGGCGCTCCCGAGGGCAGTGTTGTCCGTACCACGGGAAACGTCGCCTACCTCGCGCTGCGCCCCCTGCTCCCCGACTACGTCCTGTCCATGCCCCGCGGCGCCGCCGTGGTCTACCCCAAGGACGCGGGGCAGATCCTGGCCTTCGCCGACATCTTCCCCGGCGCCCGCGTCGTGGAGGCGGGGGTCGGCTCCGGCTCGCTGAGCAGCTTCCTGCTCCGCGCCATCGGCGACCACGGCATGCTCCACTCCTACGAGCGCCGTGCGGACTTCGCCGAGATCGCCCAGGCCAACGTGGAACGCTACTTCGGCGGACCCCACCCGGCCTGGCAGCTCACCGTCGGCGACCTGCAGGACAACCTGAGCGACACCGACGTCGACCGTGTGATCCTCGACATGCTCGCCCCCTGGGAGTGCCTGGAGGCCGTCTCCAAGGCCCTGGTCCCCGGCGGCATCCTCTGCTGCTACGTGGCCACCACCACCCAGCTCGCCCGGACCGTCGAGTCCATCCGCGAGATCGGCTGCTTCGCCGAGCCGCAGCCGTGGGAGTCGATGATCCGCAACTGGCACGTCGAGGGACTGGCCGTCCGCCCCGACCACCGGATGATCGGACACACCGGCTTCCTGGTGACCGCCCGCCGCCTCGCCGACGGCGTGGAGCCCCCCATGCGCCGCCGCCGCCCCGCCAAGGGCGCCTACGGCGAGGACTACGAGGGCCCCAACAAGGGCTGA
- a CDS encoding ubiquitin-like protein Pup has translation MATKDTGGGQQKATRSTEEAEEQTQDAQAAEDLKERQEKLSDDVDSVLDEIDDVLEENAEDFVRSFVQKGGE, from the coding sequence ATGGCGACCAAGGACACCGGCGGCGGACAGCAGAAGGCCACGCGTTCCACGGAGGAGGCCGAGGAGCAGACGCAGGACGCGCAGGCTGCCGAGGACCTCAAGGAGCGTCAGGAGAAGCTCTCGGACGACGTCGACTCCGTCCTGGACGAGATCGACGACGTCCTCGAGGAGAACGCGGAGGACTTCGTGCGGTCCTTCGTCCAGAAGGGCGGAGAGTGA
- the arc gene encoding proteasome ATPase, which produces MAAHDDDINRGIRPGRGSEDPAGQVAYLEQEIAVLRRKLADSPRHTRILEERIVELQTNLAGVSAQNERLANTLREARDQIVALKEEVDRLAQPPAGFGVFLQANEDGTCDIFTGGRKLRVNVSPGVEPEELRRGQEVMLNEALNVVEAMEYERAGDIVTLKEILEDGERALVIGHTDEERVVRLAEPLLDTTIRPGDALLLEPRSGYVYEVIPKSEVEELVLEEVPDVDYDKIGGLGGQIEMIRDAVELPYLHPDLFKEHELRPPKGILLYGPPGCGKTLIAKAVANSLAKKVAEVTGRPQGKSYFLNIKGPELLNKYVGETERHIRLVFQRAREKASEGTPVIVFFDEMESLFRTRGSGVSSDVENTIVPQLLAEIDGVEGLENVIVIGASNREDMIDPAILRPGRLDVKIKIERPDAEAAKDIFAKYLTPSLPLHADDLGEHSGSKEAAAHAMIQSVVEQMYAESEENRFLEVTYANGDKEVLYFKDFNSGAMIQNIVDRAKKMAIKAFLDHNQKGLRVAHLLQACVDEFKENEDLPNTTNPDDWARISGKKGERIVFIRTLVTGKQGADTGRSIDTVANTGQYL; this is translated from the coding sequence GTGGCAGCCCACGACGACGACATCAACCGCGGCATCCGGCCGGGGCGAGGGTCTGAGGACCCCGCCGGCCAGGTTGCCTATCTCGAGCAGGAAATCGCCGTCCTGCGCCGCAAGCTCGCCGACTCTCCGCGTCACACGAGGATTCTCGAGGAGCGGATCGTCGAGCTTCAGACCAACCTGGCAGGCGTGTCCGCGCAGAACGAACGGCTCGCGAACACGCTCCGTGAGGCCCGCGACCAGATCGTGGCACTCAAGGAGGAGGTCGACCGCCTCGCACAGCCCCCGGCTGGCTTCGGCGTCTTCCTCCAGGCCAATGAGGACGGCACCTGCGACATCTTCACCGGGGGCCGCAAGCTCCGGGTGAACGTCAGTCCCGGCGTCGAGCCCGAAGAGCTCCGGCGCGGCCAGGAAGTCATGCTCAACGAAGCGCTCAACGTGGTCGAGGCCATGGAGTACGAGCGCGCCGGGGACATCGTCACCCTCAAGGAGATCCTCGAGGACGGCGAGCGCGCCCTGGTCATCGGGCACACCGACGAGGAGCGGGTGGTGCGGCTCGCGGAGCCGCTGCTGGACACCACCATCCGCCCCGGCGACGCCCTCCTGCTCGAACCGCGCTCCGGATACGTCTACGAGGTCATCCCGAAGAGCGAGGTCGAGGAACTCGTCCTCGAAGAGGTCCCCGACGTCGACTACGACAAGATCGGCGGCCTCGGCGGCCAGATCGAGATGATCCGCGACGCGGTCGAGCTCCCGTACCTCCACCCCGACCTCTTCAAGGAGCACGAGCTGCGGCCGCCGAAGGGCATCCTGCTCTACGGACCGCCCGGCTGCGGCAAGACGCTCATCGCCAAGGCCGTCGCCAACTCCCTTGCCAAGAAGGTCGCCGAAGTCACCGGGCGCCCCCAGGGGAAGAGCTACTTCCTCAACATCAAGGGCCCCGAGCTCCTCAACAAGTACGTCGGCGAGACGGAGCGGCACATCCGCCTCGTCTTCCAGCGGGCCCGTGAGAAGGCCAGCGAGGGCACCCCCGTCATCGTCTTCTTCGACGAGATGGAATCCCTCTTCCGCACCCGCGGCTCCGGCGTCAGCTCCGACGTCGAGAACACCATCGTCCCCCAGCTCCTCGCCGAGATCGACGGCGTCGAGGGCCTGGAGAACGTGATCGTCATCGGCGCCTCGAACCGCGAGGACATGATCGACCCCGCGATCCTGCGGCCCGGCCGGCTCGACGTCAAGATCAAGATCGAGCGTCCGGACGCCGAGGCGGCCAAGGACATCTTCGCCAAGTACCTGACGCCCTCCCTGCCGCTCCACGCCGACGACCTCGGCGAGCACAGCGGCTCCAAGGAGGCGGCGGCCCACGCCATGATCCAGTCGGTCGTGGAGCAGATGTACGCCGAATCCGAGGAGAACCGCTTCCTCGAGGTCACGTACGCCAACGGCGACAAGGAAGTCCTCTACTTCAAGGACTTCAACTCCGGCGCGATGATCCAGAACATCGTCGACCGGGCCAAGAAGATGGCCATCAAGGCCTTCCTCGACCACAACCAGAAGGGCCTCAGGGTCGCCCACCTGCTCCAGGCATGCGTGGACGAGTTCAAGGAGAACGAGGACCTGCCCAACACCACCAACCCGGACGACTGGGCCCGCATCTCCGGCAAGAAGGGCGAGCGGATCGTCTTCATCCGCACGCTCGTCACCGGAAAGCAGGGAGCGGACACCGGCCGGTCCATCGACACGGTGGCCAACACCGGTCAGTACCTGTAA
- a CDS encoding RecB family exonuclease produces the protein MSTSQPPAEGSSAVAAEPTSLSPSRAGDFMQCPLLYRFRVIDRLPEKPSEAATRGTLVHAVLERLFDDPAAERTVPRAKAMIPGQWDRLLEARPELGGLFGEGGDAGERLARWMGEAEQLVERWFSLEDPTRLEPAEREMFVETELPSGLRLRGVIDRVDIAPTGEVRIVDYKTGKAPRPEYSEGALFQMKFYALVIWRLKKVLPRRLQLVYLGSGDVLTYDPQAADLERTERKLLALWEAIREATRTGDWRPRPTKLCGWCDHQAVCPEFGGTPPVYPLIVSPAGSGEDEQGRMGPV, from the coding sequence ATGAGTACGAGTCAGCCGCCCGCGGAGGGGTCCTCCGCCGTGGCCGCGGAGCCCACATCGCTGTCGCCCTCGCGGGCCGGCGACTTCATGCAGTGTCCCCTGCTGTACCGCTTCCGGGTGATCGACAGACTGCCCGAGAAGCCGAGCGAGGCGGCGACGCGGGGCACGCTGGTGCACGCCGTCCTGGAGCGGCTCTTCGACGACCCGGCCGCCGAGCGGACGGTGCCGCGGGCGAAGGCGATGATCCCGGGGCAGTGGGACAGGCTGCTGGAGGCGCGTCCGGAGCTGGGCGGGCTGTTCGGCGAGGGCGGGGACGCCGGCGAGCGGCTGGCCCGCTGGATGGGCGAGGCCGAGCAGCTGGTGGAGCGGTGGTTCTCGCTGGAGGACCCGACGCGGCTGGAGCCGGCGGAGCGGGAGATGTTCGTCGAGACCGAGCTCCCGTCGGGTCTGCGGCTGCGCGGGGTGATCGACCGGGTGGACATCGCGCCCACCGGCGAGGTCCGCATCGTCGACTACAAGACGGGGAAGGCGCCGCGGCCGGAGTACAGCGAGGGCGCGCTCTTCCAGATGAAGTTCTACGCCCTGGTGATCTGGCGGCTGAAGAAGGTGCTGCCGCGCCGGCTCCAGCTGGTGTACCTGGGCAGCGGTGACGTGCTGACGTACGACCCGCAGGCGGCCGACCTGGAGCGCACGGAGCGGAAGCTGCTGGCGCTGTGGGAGGCGATCCGGGAGGCGACGCGTACCGGGGACTGGCGGCCGCGGCCGACGAAGCTGTGCGGCTGGTGCGACCACCAGGCGGTCTGTCCTGAATTCGGCGGCACTCCCCCGGTTTATCCGTTGATCGTTTCCCCGGCGGGGTCCGGGGAGGATGAGCAGGGCAGAATGGGCCCGGTCTAG
- a CDS encoding endonuclease domain-containing protein produces MRGRPAPRALLTGRLRTSRRGDDARGRGDGSRPGSRPVRPAGPAVHVDHRHRTGRVPGVLLQLQSGRRQVGDDRETLRRAAAYLEGNAWKPTLVAPGVYQLPS; encoded by the coding sequence GTGCGGGGGAGGCCCGCGCCGCGGGCACTCCTCACCGGGCGGCTGCGGACGAGCAGGCGCGGGGACGACGCGCGGGGGCGGGGCGACGGCTCCCGGCCGGGCTCCCGCCCCGTCCGTCCAGCCGGTCCCGCAGTTCATGTGGATCACCGCCACCGGACGGGTAGGGTCCCTGGCGTACTGCTTCAACTGCAATCCGGCCGTCGGCAAGTTGGGGACGATCGCGAGACCCTGCGTCGGGCCGCCGCATACCTGGAGGGAAACGCGTGGAAGCCAACACTCGTAGCACCGGGCGTCTACCAGCTGCCTTCCTGA